The genomic interval ACTGAAAACCACGCTCCGGACCTCATCTGTGTGTCCGATGAGCGTTTGCTTGAGCTCAACCGTATCTGCATCCCATAAGCGGATGTTACCATCATCACTACTAACAAGCGTTTTTCCATCGGGACTGAATACAAGCGTATTAATTCTGAATCCATCGTCTCTAATTCTGAGTTCATCGTCTGCTTCAATGAATCTCTTCTTATGTGTGGCGCCAATGAATCTCTTCTTATGTGTGCCTGTGACCTTATTCCTGACGTGGATGGTACCATCCGAACTTCCAGTGGCGATCGTTTTTCCATCCGGACTGAACGCCACAGCTTTGACTAATGCTGTGTGTCCAGTGAGTAGGTCAATCTCTCGGTAGGTAGATGTATCGTAGAGCCAGACCCCAATACCACTCGCTACTGCGAGTTGTGTCCCATCTGGAGAATACTTTATTTCGGCGATCTTACCTTTCCCAAATCGCGCGATGGCACCTTCAGGGAGATTCATTTGCGTATAGTCTTCGCCGAAGGTGTTGGATAGCAGCAGAAATGAAATGAGAAAAAGCGGCAAAAAAATGGAGAATACCCTAATATTCATAACGAAGGTTCTCCTTTAGCGAAAACCGATTAGCCTCATAGCCTTTTCGCACGCGTGTGTCAGCGACCTTTTTGTAGGAGCGAGTGTTTTTGCTGGGGGGTTTCCCAGTGCTCGCGATCCGTTCCTTTTCACACACGCGTATGCGTCAACGGTTCCCAACCGAGTAGGCGTTTCGCTTTTGAGAGGTTGATTTCCTTCTGTTCGTGGTCTCCCGCGATGAAGAAAGCGTCAAAGCCTTCGTGTTCAACTGAGATGGCAGCGAGGTAGGCAGTCGCTAAGTCTTGCTCATCTGTCCACCAGATGTGCACTGACGAATTTTTCGGTTGGTTGTAACGCTCAAGCCACTGTTCACGTGTAGAAGGTCCCGTAATTCGCAAGGCGATAAGCGACATACCGTGTTCCCGCGCGAAGTATTCGCAGACCTGCTCACCGAAGCCTTTGGTTAACCCATAGACACCGGGATTATCGCGCGGCACGACATCTTCATAAGGGAAGTTGTTTCGCGTCCGCTCATGCACGGTGAAGGTGCTTGTATAAACAGCGTGTCGGATGCCTGCTTCCTTCGCTGCATGTAGAACGATATGCAGCCCCTTGGCGTTTACCTCATAGTTTGCGACAATATCGCTGAAATCCGCGACAGAGGAACGATCACTCGTCGGTTGCAGCATGACCATATAAACGAACGTATCCATCCCTTTCAATGCTTCTTGAACGATGTCGGGGTCGGTAACGGATCCTTGGATATAGTCTATAGCGGTATCCTTAGGCGGGTTGACATCAAGGACTCGGAAATTGTGATGGCTCTTCATGTAAGGGAGCGTCATGGTTCCAACGTGTCCCGAACCGCCTATCAGTAGAACGTTCATTAATTTCTCTCCTATTTCGTCAGTATTGCGTGATTTATCTGAATGTTTATTGGACGGTCAGCATTAATATTTGCTGTGATAGAGACGGGTTACAGTAGTGTGGAGAAATCCCATAAGAGTATCGTGCCATCTGTCCTCCCGCTGGCAAGCACTTTCCCATCGGGACTGAATGTCAGGCTTGAGATGCCCCCCGTATGTCCTGTAAGCGTTTTGAGATGTTCACCCGTGTGAGCATCCCAAACACGGATTTCTCCGCTTAAAGCCCCACTACTGAAATGTCCGTTGCCCCAGTAATACCACCAGTCTCCACTAACGATATAGCTTCCATCTGGACTGAATACTACGCTTGAGACCACATTTTTATGTTCTGTGAGGGTTTTGAGAAGTTCGCCAGTGTGAGCATTCCACAAGCGGACTTCCTCACCGGTGCTGTATGTGCCTTCATAACCCATCCAATGTCCGCTGCCGCTGGCGATAGTGCTTCCGTCTGGACTGAAAACCACACTATTGATTACAGACGTATGACCTTTGAGAGTTTTGAGAAGTTCACCAGTGTTAGCATTCCATAGGCGAATTTCTTGCCCCACACACGTTCCCTGATCCTCGCTTCCACCTAAATATACCAATCTCCCACTCCCACTGGCGATAGTGTTTCCATCCGGACTAAAGGTCACAGTGTTGGCGTTCTCTATATGTCCTGTGAGGGTTTTGAGGGGTTCACCTGTGTTGGCGTTCCATAAGCGGATGGTTCTGTCGTTACTTGCACTGGCGATTGTCTCGCCGTCCGAGCTGAAAGCGACACTATTCACCGAATCCGTATGTCCCATCAGCGTTTTGAGGCGTTTACGTGTGCTGACATTCCATAAGCGGATGGTTCTGTCGTTACTTGCACTGGCGATTGTCTCGCCGTCCGAGCTGAAAGCGACACTATTCACCGAATCCGTATGTCCCATCAGCGTTTTGAGGCGTTTACGTGTGCTGACATTCCATAAGCGGATGGTTCTGTCGTTACTTGCACTGGCGATTGTCTCGCCGTCCGGACTAAAAGCGACACTGTTGACAGCATCCGTATGTCCTATCAACGTTTTAAGGAGTTGATTAGTGTGGGCATCCCATAGGTGGATGTTGTTCCCTCCACAACTAACAATCGTGTTTCTATCTGGGCTGAAAGCCACACTTCCGATTGAACCTATATCTTTTCCTCTGAAGTTATTATCTTCTGAACCTCTATTTTCCCTAAGACCCTCGAGGAATTGGAGAGTATGAGCATTCCGTACAGATATACCTGTTTCGCTTGCAATCGCGCATGTCCTTCCATCCGGACTGAAAGCTGCACTGACCGCAGGAATTTGAACTTCCTTGATGTATTCACCGGTGTTGACATCCCATAAGCAGACACCGTCGGTGCCAGTACTAATGAGCCTATTTCCGTTTGGACTAAAAACCACGCTATTGACAGACTTCGTATGTCCTACAAGATATTTGATGAATTCACCTGTGTGAGCATTCCATAGGCGGATGGTTCCATTACCACTGCCGCTGGCGATCATATTTCCGTCCGGACTAAAAACGACACTGTTGACATCACGACCCTCAAAATCTTCAAAAGCCGTACGTTTTTTGAGGGTTTTGAGGAGTTTGCCAGTCTGAACATCCCACAAGCGGATATTGCTGTCCCATTCATTTCCACTATTGGCGAGCGTCTTTCCATCCGGACTGAAACATACGCTCAAAACTTCATAGGGTCCTCCGAATGATTTGAGAAATTCGCCTGTTGTGATATCCAATAATGTGGTTCCTATACTTCCCATCTCCGCTTCCTCTCCGCTGCCGGTGGCGATAGTCTTTCCATCTGGACTAATTGCAACGCTAAATATAGAGACAGAAATTTTGAAGGTTTGAATATGCTTGCCTGTGTGCCTATTCCACACCCAGGCGGTTCCGTTTTCATTGCCACTCACGATGATACTTCCGTCTGGACTGAATGCGATACTCCTGACAGGTCCCATATTTCCCGTAAGAAGTGCCACTTCGCTATGGACTGTCATATCATAGACCCAAATGCCAGCACTTCCCGCTGCCGCTAAATGCATACCATGCGGTGAATACGCTATTTGTTTGATGTTGCCTTTCCCGAGGCGAGCTTTAGCACCTTCCGGCAAACGCCAACGTGTGCTTTCTTCAGTGAAGCCGTTTGGTTGAGAGAATATAAACAAAAAGATGAACGTCAGGAATATCGAAGAGACGGTTTTCTTCATGGGATAAATCTCCTAAGACTTACGCAAATCGAGTAAATGTAGGACATTTGGACGCAAAAAGTGCTAATTTCGATATATTTAACCCCCTAAATCCCCCTTATCAGGGGGACTTTAAAAAGAAATGCCTGAGTCCTATCTCCAATAGATACACCCAACAGTGTGGTTTCAGATTGTGTTTGTTCTGGCAACCAAATACAATTGATAAGTCGTGCTTCCAGAAAATTGGCGTTATCCTTGATACGCATACGCACGGTGCTGAATCCGCAGATCAAAATTGTCGTTTAGATCCCACGTCGGCATATCTGTTGGCACTTCGTAGGCGAACTGTTCCGCATCCGACGAATATGGATTGGTGCGGCGTTCATGAAGCGCGCGTTGATACATTTTGCAGCGTTGTGTCAGGAACTCCGATTGCCACCACTTGTACCGCTCGTTCCACCGGGGTGTCCGCTGATCGAAGTAGATGACGCGCCGAAGTGTATCGCTCGTGTTGATTTTACTGCCGTGCAAGACTTTGGTATGATGGAGCAGAATGTCCCCCGGTTCAACCTCTGCTGGCACTGCGTCTTCCCGTTCAAAATTGACTTCACCGCGGTCGATAACCTCCTGAGCCTCTTCAATTCCCCAGAGATGGCTCTTCGGGATGACCCAGACACAGCCGTTATCGACGGTTGAATCATCAAGATATATGTCAACGTTGAAGATCGGGTGATTTTCGCGGATTGCATTGCCGTCTCTATGCCATCTGACAGAAGAACCGTGTTTCGGCAGTTTGAAAACAAGGGATTCATAACACGGAATAAAATCGGGTCCAATAATCCGGTGCAATAAATCACCTATAAATGGGTGCCCCAGTAACCTTAGAGAAAATTCATTCGGGTGGGAGTGGAGATAGGTCAGATAGTACGGGATTTTTTCAGGGCCACGGTTGCACCATTCATCTGCCGGTCCGCCTGCCAAAATCTCGTCAATCAGCCGT from Candidatus Poribacteria bacterium carries:
- a CDS encoding NAD(P)-dependent oxidoreductase — translated: MNVLLIGGSGHVGTMTLPYMKSHHNFRVLDVNPPKDTAIDYIQGSVTDPDIVQEALKGMDTFVYMVMLQPTSDRSSVADFSDIVANYEVNAKGLHIVLHAAKEAGIRHAVYTSTFTVHERTRNNFPYEDVVPRDNPGVYGLTKGFGEQVCEYFAREHGMSLIALRITGPSTREQWLERYNQPKNSSVHIWWTDEQDLATAYLAAISVEHEGFDAFFIAGDHEQKEINLSKAKRLLGWEPLTHTRV
- a CDS encoding phytanoyl-CoA dioxygenase family protein, whose translation is MKKITDNEIQFFNDNGYLILKGVIQPDELAVTQSESQRLIDEILAGGPADEWCNRGPEKIPYYLTYLHSHPNEFSLRLLGHPFIGDLLHRIIGPDFIPCYESLVFKLPKHGSSVRWHRDGNAIRENHPIFNVDIYLDDSTVDNGCVWVIPKSHLWGIEEAQEVIDRGEVNFEREDAVPAEVEPGDILLHHTKVLHGSKINTSDTLRRVIYFDQRTPRWNERYKWWQSEFLTQRCKMYQRALHERRTNPYSSDAEQFAYEVPTDMPTWDLNDNFDLRIQHRAYAYQG